The following are encoded together in the Pseudomonas sp. Leaf58 genome:
- a CDS encoding AAA family ATPase, with product MSELPPLPPRFKTVGQQALVDSEQLSLPRKSVGSAPIKALPPVRGFRTPAVAFRSEVIALNAPDSGAVFDETLEESLGSIDDGFVFDGALDEDAGDLPAEEPSHALWLALCATLGITPSIMLEDDIVGNGVAHLSPSQVRAAVAQFNLRADIADTVVHAAHHFPQAINFHTMRFRLDRFLQAMITVARYWEEVKPHPWPMKTPSPNILNIFLGAAKADLPKKHWVHFCQDNPNLYLDVQAIPKAVDHTVLAIFIQAWVSRLCFQLYPELLEDRDARIERAITSLLHAPATIDQARVGLLETTMVKGVMQARRELFLIPLLKTQHVYAIVKEAMMMITAADFISPETTFHGCVDYLWARHLLAGVEDKQIINALLAPTTSMPEEYQAFQAGFNQLIGLSANDNLRHPFKMMNLPCEVRDVDKPSEPVQTYLLHGTAKHLEMLDELNLRFPHFKEVNDYLRRKLVFAIKLNKPFHTGPILIKGPSGIGKTFYLKALKEALGLPALDIHASQITCGSALAGLQSTWGTGQPGRVSKHLRKTTVANSMVVFNELSQLKMTGNNGLDPVAVLLQLLDADESAEFVDAFTNETMDLSKLNWFFTANHINNLDSFLLTRLTIFNVEPIKHYRERRFVDDIIAEALKRLDIESSRLSTPDDLCCRLVLDYLNNGGNMRSLGTMIEDAIVDSVDDEGLLPSAQLSLSAANMRKHLRA from the coding sequence ATGTCCGAGTTGCCGCCGCTCCCGCCTCGTTTCAAAACTGTTGGCCAACAAGCCTTGGTCGATTCAGAGCAGCTTTCGCTACCGCGAAAAAGCGTCGGCTCCGCCCCGATCAAAGCCCTTCCGCCTGTACGTGGGTTCAGGACACCAGCAGTGGCGTTTCGATCGGAGGTGATCGCTTTGAATGCTCCTGATAGCGGGGCTGTGTTTGACGAGACCCTCGAAGAATCGCTTGGATCAATCGACGATGGGTTCGTCTTTGATGGTGCCCTGGATGAAGATGCTGGCGATCTTCCAGCTGAGGAGCCCAGTCATGCGTTATGGCTTGCGCTGTGTGCCACACTGGGAATCACACCGTCCATCATGCTCGAAGACGACATCGTTGGAAACGGGGTCGCGCACCTCAGTCCTTCTCAGGTTCGGGCTGCAGTCGCTCAATTCAACCTGAGGGCTGACATTGCTGATACGGTGGTGCACGCTGCCCATCACTTCCCGCAGGCCATAAATTTTCACACGATGAGGTTTAGGCTTGACCGTTTCCTGCAGGCCATGATTACGGTCGCCAGGTATTGGGAGGAAGTAAAACCCCATCCATGGCCAATGAAAACGCCATCCCCGAACATTTTGAACATCTTCCTGGGGGCAGCGAAGGCAGATTTACCGAAAAAACACTGGGTTCACTTCTGCCAGGACAATCCAAACCTGTATCTGGATGTGCAGGCCATTCCCAAGGCTGTCGACCACACGGTGCTTGCCATTTTCATTCAGGCCTGGGTCTCTCGCCTGTGCTTCCAGCTCTACCCAGAACTCCTGGAAGATCGAGATGCCCGGATTGAGCGGGCAATTACCTCTTTGCTCCACGCTCCAGCAACAATTGATCAGGCGCGGGTTGGGCTACTAGAGACTACGATGGTCAAGGGGGTGATGCAAGCCAGACGGGAGCTCTTCCTCATCCCCCTACTCAAAACCCAGCATGTGTACGCCATCGTCAAAGAAGCCATGATGATGATCACTGCCGCTGACTTCATCTCGCCTGAAACAACCTTCCATGGTTGTGTTGACTACCTGTGGGCCAGGCACCTTCTGGCAGGCGTGGAAGACAAGCAGATCATCAATGCCTTGCTTGCCCCAACAACGTCAATGCCCGAGGAATACCAGGCGTTTCAAGCAGGGTTCAACCAGCTGATAGGCTTGAGTGCCAATGACAATCTTCGCCACCCCTTCAAGATGATGAACCTCCCTTGCGAGGTACGCGATGTCGATAAGCCGTCCGAGCCGGTGCAAACCTACCTGCTGCACGGCACAGCCAAACACCTTGAGATGTTGGATGAACTCAACCTGAGATTCCCACACTTCAAGGAGGTCAACGATTACCTGCGGCGCAAGCTGGTGTTTGCCATCAAACTGAACAAGCCGTTCCATACTGGGCCAATTCTGATCAAGGGCCCTTCGGGGATTGGCAAAACCTTCTACCTCAAGGCCCTGAAGGAAGCCCTCGGGCTCCCGGCGCTGGACATTCACGCAAGTCAAATTACCTGCGGCTCTGCATTGGCGGGCCTGCAATCCACTTGGGGAACAGGTCAGCCAGGCCGTGTGAGCAAGCATTTGCGAAAGACCACTGTTGCCAACAGCATGGTCGTGTTCAATGAGCTCTCACAATTGAAAATGACAGGGAATAATGGTCTTGATCCGGTAGCCGTTCTACTGCAGCTGCTGGATGCCGATGAGTCTGCCGAATTTGTGGACGCCTTTACAAACGAGACGATGGATCTGTCCAAGCTCAACTGGTTCTTCACCGCCAACCACATCAACAACCTGGACAGCTTCCTGCTGACGCGCCTGACGATTTTCAACGTCGAGCCCATCAAGCACTACCGCGAGCGTCGCTTTGTGGACGATATCATTGCCGAGGCGCTGAAGCGGCTGGATATCGAATCCTCGCGACTGTCCACGCCGGATGATCTCTGCTGCCGCCTGGTGCTGGATTACCTGAACAACGGGGGCAACATGCGCAGCCTTGGCACCATGATTGAAGATGCCATCGTGGACAGCGTCGACGACGAAGGGCTGCTGCCCAGCGCCCAGCTGAGCCTCTCCGCCGCAAATATGAGAAAACACCTCCGGGCCTAG
- the smpB gene encoding SsrA-binding protein SmpB, with product MHRMSKNQEKVIVQNRKARHDYAIEKPIEAGIALEGWEVKSLRAGKAQLTDSYIVFKNGEAFVLGLNIQPLLSASTHVVPDPLRTRKLLLSRKELDALSEAVSQKGFTCLALSLQWNKHLVKCSVALAKGKKNYEKRDSEKAREASRQIQQAFKNNR from the coding sequence ATTCATCGCATGTCCAAGAATCAGGAAAAGGTCATCGTTCAGAACCGCAAGGCTCGCCATGACTACGCCATCGAAAAGCCCATCGAAGCCGGTATCGCCCTGGAGGGGTGGGAGGTCAAGAGCTTGCGTGCCGGCAAAGCCCAGCTCACGGACAGCTATATTGTGTTCAAAAACGGGGAGGCGTTCGTTCTCGGTCTGAACATCCAGCCCCTCCTGAGCGCCAGCACGCATGTGGTGCCCGATCCTCTGCGCACCCGCAAGCTGCTGCTAAGCCGCAAGGAGCTCGATGCCCTGTCTGAAGCCGTCAGTCAGAAAGGCTTCACCTGCCTTGCGCTGTCCTTGCAGTGGAACAAGCACCTGGTCAAATGCTCCGTGGCCCTGGCCAAAGGCAAGAAAAACTACGAGAAGCGTGACAGCGAGAAAGCTCGCGAGGCTTCCCGTCAGATCCAGCAGGCGTTCAAGAATAATCGTTGA
- a CDS encoding hybrid sensor histidine kinase/response regulator: MIVKNYRRFADKMPWRALANHLVKKTRFKGLITRSMMGTTLLLTLVVLVTQVYSLHDGVREEAYRTGERIAQALSEKLLVPITTGDDAETLRVLESGLKDTAVMRLSLKVDPVVPGDKASELSVDSEPSHKGLTLQVFSTLCSICAEPLLHKSYTFDVKSDDFQSSLESTGKQNRRLGSVLITMDLSDIVGPRLNQIAIIMLVVGILALFSLSLTAAIKHHMTDPLEKLLLLMRKLRAELNKPEGEERMRLKDGDFPQTHQRDMNDLVNSLKALVRSYYDKEDAMTEELNNRETTIALATESLTKLLKKANEANQIKDNFINLMSHELRQPLYASKTAALNIARDPVVNSMPSLKRNVDLIIREMAKGDQQINNVLDFSKNRRDPRAPVIGSFDLFRKVECAVSSASGQAYARELYIDFIVDGEVPNQVESCDNSWGHIIDNYISNAIKYTNEGGVRVILGQSELTNKDTTWIRFAVEDTGIGVPEEKLEFIFEPFSQVESALTRSHNGFGLGLAIVSEHVAALGGKRGVDRLPEGGMRFWVEIPLTRARAQSVDQSSGQARLKKLNAQFVILDPRDSFRKSIKSRLLNFDGSCHDAGSIEALEALLPSLTEQQRILVVRRVASREFREFAGFSLPELKEKGFDYVISLEPTLESDAVEGVYTRGEADFGFVESIEMITFIGQLAEKQNVGGREDRDRGHFLDLLRVTENETLRDVKVLLVDDHQTNLDVMSQSLEGYGAEVVTALGGEKAIALAREQAFDVILMDIMMPKIGGTEATRHIRSESMNVDTPIFALSAAALDPGTQQEMRHLKMEHLSKMTAGETLVFEIKNAMANRPPEPMMRLVKS; the protein is encoded by the coding sequence ATGATCGTTAAGAACTATCGCCGCTTCGCAGATAAGATGCCTTGGCGCGCCTTAGCCAATCATCTTGTAAAGAAGACCCGCTTCAAGGGATTGATTACCCGATCGATGATGGGTACTACCTTGCTCCTCACGCTGGTCGTTCTCGTGACCCAGGTTTACTCTCTTCATGACGGCGTTCGTGAAGAAGCCTACCGGACAGGCGAGCGCATCGCCCAGGCGCTGTCCGAGAAGCTTCTGGTGCCGATCACCACAGGTGATGATGCCGAGACCTTGCGTGTCCTTGAAAGCGGGCTCAAGGACACCGCCGTCATGCGGTTGTCCCTGAAAGTCGATCCAGTGGTGCCTGGCGACAAGGCCAGTGAGTTGAGCGTGGACTCTGAGCCGTCGCACAAGGGTCTGACCTTGCAGGTTTTCTCAACCCTGTGCAGCATTTGCGCAGAGCCTTTGCTCCACAAATCTTACACCTTCGACGTCAAGAGCGATGACTTCCAGTCAAGTCTCGAAAGCACGGGGAAGCAGAATCGCCGTCTTGGCTCCGTCCTGATCACCATGGATCTGTCCGACATCGTTGGCCCAAGGCTTAACCAGATTGCAATCATCATGCTGGTTGTCGGAATTTTGGCGTTGTTCAGCCTGTCGCTGACTGCTGCCATCAAGCACCACATGACTGACCCTCTTGAGAAGTTGCTGCTGCTAATGCGCAAATTGCGCGCCGAGCTCAATAAGCCCGAGGGCGAGGAGCGTATGCGCCTCAAGGACGGCGATTTCCCCCAGACGCATCAACGGGACATGAATGACCTGGTCAACTCCTTGAAAGCCCTTGTCCGCAGCTACTATGACAAGGAAGACGCCATGACCGAGGAGCTCAATAATCGTGAGACCACCATTGCCCTGGCCACGGAGTCCCTCACCAAGCTGCTGAAAAAGGCCAACGAAGCCAATCAGATCAAGGACAACTTCATCAACCTGATGAGCCACGAGCTGCGCCAACCGCTCTATGCCAGCAAGACTGCAGCGCTGAACATTGCCCGCGACCCCGTGGTCAATTCGATGCCGAGCCTCAAACGTAACGTGGATCTGATCATTCGCGAAATGGCCAAAGGCGATCAGCAGATCAATAACGTGCTCGATTTCTCGAAGAACAGACGCGACCCCAGGGCACCGGTCATCGGCTCCTTCGATTTGTTCCGAAAGGTGGAGTGCGCTGTTTCCAGCGCTTCGGGTCAGGCTTATGCCCGCGAGCTCTACATCGACTTCATCGTGGATGGCGAGGTGCCGAATCAGGTTGAGTCGTGTGACAACAGCTGGGGGCACATCATCGACAACTACATCAGCAACGCCATCAAGTACACCAATGAAGGGGGTGTCCGGGTCATTCTTGGCCAGTCCGAACTGACCAACAAAGACACCACCTGGATTCGCTTTGCCGTCGAGGATACTGGCATTGGTGTCCCAGAGGAAAAGCTGGAATTCATCTTTGAGCCTTTCTCCCAGGTCGAAAGTGCCCTCACACGCTCGCACAATGGCTTTGGCTTGGGTTTGGCTATCGTTTCCGAGCATGTGGCTGCACTGGGTGGCAAACGTGGCGTGGATCGCCTTCCAGAGGGCGGTATGCGCTTCTGGGTTGAAATCCCGCTGACTCGTGCCCGTGCCCAGTCGGTTGACCAGAGCAGTGGTCAGGCGCGCCTGAAGAAACTCAATGCACAGTTTGTGATCCTGGATCCGCGTGACAGCTTCCGCAAGTCAATCAAGTCTCGTTTGTTGAACTTCGACGGGAGCTGTCACGATGCGGGTAGCATCGAGGCGCTGGAAGCACTGCTTCCGTCGCTCACTGAGCAGCAGCGCATCCTGGTCGTCCGTCGCGTGGCCTCCCGTGAGTTCCGTGAATTCGCCGGCTTCTCATTACCCGAGCTCAAGGAAAAAGGCTTTGACTATGTCATCAGCCTCGAACCCACGCTGGAATCGGATGCGGTTGAGGGGGTCTACACCCGTGGAGAGGCGGACTTCGGGTTTGTTGAGTCGATTGAAATGATCACCTTCATCGGTCAACTCGCCGAGAAGCAGAATGTCGGCGGACGTGAAGACCGCGACCGGGGTCACTTCCTGGATCTGCTGCGGGTCACCGAAAACGAAACCCTGCGTGACGTCAAGGTGTTGCTGGTGGATGATCATCAGACCAACCTGGATGTCATGAGTCAGAGTCTTGAGGGGTATGGGGCGGAAGTGGTCACTGCCCTGGGTGGCGAGAAAGCCATTGCCTTGGCCCGAGAACAGGCCTTCGATGTGATCTTGATGGACATCATGATGCCAAAAATCGGCGGCACCGAGGCTACGCGCCACATTCGCTCGGAATCCATGAACGTGGATACACCGATCTTCGCCTTGTCTGCCGCTGCACTGGATCCTGGCACGCAACAAGAGATGCGTCACCTGAAGATGGAGCATCTGAGCAAGATGACAGCTGGCGAAACTCTGGTGTTTGAAATCAAAAACGCCATGGCCAACCGCCCACCAGAACCTATGATGCGCTTGGTAAAGTCCTGA
- a CDS encoding helix-turn-helix transcriptional regulator — protein MTTQSLGQAIDSIWIRLPKDHALHKIRPQSLPSPHEHYLMAGKTILALCEEEGVVAYAPLPKTADHEAWLRLVAAWSLWNRDHKVHESRANVAQKLDIDPSNLTNFLNGKRALTQKALLALSNFLGVQPYDIRPELGAISAGSAQRKSIKYLRTVKNGLQDIEQDILALQASGVPVESLVRKVGCVISSLG, from the coding sequence ATGACAACACAATCGCTCGGCCAAGCCATCGATTCAATCTGGATCCGGCTGCCAAAAGATCACGCGCTCCACAAGATTCGTCCGCAATCGCTGCCATCGCCCCATGAACACTACCTGATGGCCGGCAAGACCATTCTGGCGCTGTGCGAGGAGGAGGGGGTTGTCGCCTATGCCCCGCTCCCCAAAACTGCAGACCATGAAGCCTGGTTGCGTTTGGTTGCCGCCTGGTCACTGTGGAATCGTGATCACAAGGTGCATGAAAGCCGCGCCAACGTGGCCCAAAAGCTGGACATCGATCCGTCAAACCTGACCAACTTCCTCAATGGCAAGCGGGCCTTGACCCAGAAGGCGTTGCTGGCGCTGTCCAATTTCCTGGGCGTTCAGCCTTACGACATACGCCCTGAGCTTGGCGCCATTTCGGCAGGGTCGGCGCAGCGCAAGAGCATCAAGTACCTCCGCACCGTCAAGAATGGCCTGCAGGATATCGAGCAGGACATCCTGGCCCTCCAGGCCTCCGGGGTTCCGGTGGAAAGCCTGGTGAGAAAGGTCGGTTGCGTGATCAGTTCGCTTGGCTAG